A genomic stretch from Thauera sp. GDN1 includes:
- a CDS encoding VWA domain-containing protein translates to MLIDFFLHLKARKLPVSTREFLTVLEGLRDHVCGPSLDDFYHYARLCLVKDESLYDRFDQAFGEYFKGVTALPGLDVDLPEEWLRAMAKKHLSPEERARLEKLGWDKLMDEFRKRLEEQKGRHQGGSKWIGTGGSSPFGNSGTHPEGIRVGGESAGNRSAVKVWDKREFRNLDDSVELGTRNIKVALRRLRRFARQGAAEELDLDGTIAATARNAGWLDLLMRPERHNAVKVLLFLDVGGSMDDHIKVCEELFSACRLEFKHLEYFYFHNCVYEGVWRDNRRRHAERTPLLDVIHKYGPDYKLIFVGDATMSPYEILHPHGSVEHMNAEAGAAWLRRLLDAYPAAAWLNPEPERLWPYRQSIGIIGQIMGERMYPLTLEGLARAMQALSRRH, encoded by the coding sequence ACGTGTGCGGGCCCTCGCTCGACGACTTCTACCACTACGCACGGCTGTGCCTGGTGAAGGACGAGTCGCTCTACGACCGTTTCGACCAGGCCTTCGGCGAGTACTTCAAGGGCGTCACCGCGCTGCCCGGCCTGGACGTCGATCTGCCCGAGGAATGGCTGCGCGCGATGGCGAAGAAGCACCTGTCGCCCGAGGAGCGTGCCCGCCTCGAGAAGCTCGGCTGGGACAAGCTGATGGACGAGTTCCGCAAGCGCCTGGAAGAGCAGAAGGGGCGCCACCAGGGCGGCAGCAAGTGGATCGGCACCGGCGGCAGCTCGCCCTTCGGCAACAGCGGCACCCATCCCGAAGGGATCCGCGTCGGCGGTGAATCGGCCGGCAACCGCAGCGCAGTCAAGGTGTGGGACAAGCGCGAGTTCCGCAACCTCGACGACTCGGTGGAGTTGGGCACGCGCAACATCAAGGTCGCGCTGCGCCGCCTGCGCCGCTTTGCACGCCAGGGCGCGGCCGAGGAGCTCGACCTCGACGGCACCATCGCCGCCACCGCGCGCAACGCCGGCTGGCTCGACCTGCTGATGCGCCCGGAGCGCCACAACGCGGTCAAGGTGCTGCTCTTCCTCGACGTCGGCGGCTCGATGGACGATCACATCAAGGTGTGCGAGGAGCTGTTCTCCGCCTGCCGGCTGGAGTTCAAGCATCTCGAGTACTTCTACTTCCACAACTGCGTGTATGAGGGCGTGTGGCGCGACAATCGGCGGCGCCACGCGGAACGCACGCCGCTGCTGGATGTGATCCACAAGTACGGTCCGGACTACAAGCTGATCTTCGTCGGCGACGCCACCATGAGCCCGTACGAGATCCTGCATCCGCACGGCTCGGTCGAGCACATGAACGCCGAGGCCGGCGCCGCCTGGCTGCGCCGGCTGCTCGATGCCTACCCGGCGGCGGCCTGGCTCAATCCCGAACCGGAACGGCTGTGGCCCTACCGCCAGTCGATCGGCATCATCGGCCAGATCATGGGCGAGCGCATGTATCCGCTCACGCTCGAGGGCCTGGCCCGGGCCATGCAGGCGCTGTCGCGGCGGCACTGA
- a CDS encoding MarR family transcriptional regulator, with protein MAETQQKVKKPAAPVSPLSVLQRFRILIRTAQRHSQWIERQSGVTGAQLWALQELREANGLRVGELANRMALHQSTTSNMVDRLESAGLVRKERTSADQRVVRLYLTEEGAALLARAPSPARGVLPEALRMMDEEGLASLQSELDKLLRQIKHLDEGFGMQPLPFTE; from the coding sequence ATGGCGGAAACGCAACAGAAAGTGAAGAAACCGGCAGCTCCGGTGAGTCCTTTGTCGGTCCTGCAGCGGTTCAGGATCCTGATCCGGACGGCCCAGCGCCATTCGCAGTGGATCGAGCGCCAGAGCGGTGTCACCGGTGCGCAGCTGTGGGCCCTGCAGGAGTTGCGTGAAGCGAATGGCCTGCGTGTCGGCGAGCTTGCCAACCGCATGGCCCTGCATCAGTCGACCACGTCCAACATGGTCGATCGCCTGGAAAGCGCGGGCCTGGTGCGCAAGGAACGGACCAGCGCCGACCAGCGCGTGGTGCGCCTCTACCTCACCGAGGAGGGCGCGGCGCTGCTCGCGCGGGCGCCTTCGCCGGCGCGTGGCGTGCTGCCCGAAGCGCTGCGCATGATGGACGAAGAGGGGCTCGCGAGCCTGCAGAGCGAGCTCGACAAGCTGCTCCGCCAGATCAAGCATCTCGATGAAGGCTTCGGCATGCAGCCCTTGCCTTTCACTGAATGA